Proteins found in one Thalassomonas actiniarum genomic segment:
- a CDS encoding sugar porter family MFS transporter, giving the protein MSTQTSSDGLPDTLQQTEEIQGSFLYVFFISSVAAIGGFLFGFDSGVINGTVSALGKTFNANDVATGFNVASVLLGCALGALMAGPVADRFGRKPVMIVTAIIFAVSAFGSGISDTSAEFIFYRLLGGLGIGAASVLAPAYIAEVAPAALRGRLATLQQLAIVLGLFAAFLSNYLIASKAGSAEASFILDLAAWRWMFWVELIPSLLFLTGVIFIPESPRYLVAQGKVEKARNVFKRIANGTQDEQIAQVKTSLHGNKKPSLADLFLEGQKKIHPIIWIGIALSVFQQFVGINVVFYYGAELWQAAGFDESQSLFINVLTGTTNILSTFIAIALIDKVGRKPLLLVGSVGMFVCLGALTFIFGTSGFDAAGKLALTENMGTLALIMANLFVVFFGLSWGPVVWVLLGEIFNNRIRGAALAVAASAQWLANFAITMTFPIILASFGLAGAYGLYAASALVSIFFVVKYIKETKGVSLEAM; this is encoded by the coding sequence ATGAGCACACAAACTTCCTCTGATGGTTTACCCGATACCTTGCAACAAACAGAGGAAATTCAAGGATCATTCTTATATGTATTTTTTATCTCCTCAGTGGCGGCCATAGGCGGTTTTCTCTTTGGTTTTGACTCAGGCGTGATAAACGGCACAGTATCCGCGTTAGGTAAGACCTTTAATGCCAATGATGTCGCGACCGGTTTTAATGTTGCCTCGGTACTATTAGGCTGTGCCTTAGGCGCCTTGATGGCTGGCCCGGTAGCCGATCGTTTCGGGCGCAAGCCGGTGATGATAGTTACTGCCATTATTTTTGCCGTCAGCGCCTTTGGCTCAGGTATCTCAGATACGTCGGCTGAATTTATTTTTTATCGTTTGTTGGGGGGGCTTGGCATAGGCGCCGCCTCGGTATTAGCACCCGCTTATATTGCCGAAGTCGCTCCCGCCGCTTTACGTGGCCGCTTAGCAACCCTACAACAATTAGCCATAGTGCTCGGCCTGTTTGCTGCTTTTTTAAGCAACTACCTTATTGCCTCCAAGGCAGGTAGCGCCGAAGCAAGTTTTATCCTTGATTTGGCCGCCTGGCGCTGGATGTTCTGGGTAGAGCTTATCCCCTCTTTACTGTTTTTAACCGGGGTTATTTTTATACCTGAATCACCCAGGTATTTAGTGGCCCAAGGCAAAGTAGAAAAAGCCCGCAATGTCTTTAAGCGCATAGCAAACGGCACCCAAGACGAGCAAATTGCGCAAGTAAAAACGTCCTTACACGGCAATAAAAAACCAAGCCTGGCGGATCTCTTCCTTGAAGGACAGAAAAAAATTCATCCGATAATCTGGATCGGGATCGCCTTATCGGTATTCCAGCAATTTGTCGGCATCAATGTCGTCTTTTATTATGGCGCCGAGCTGTGGCAAGCGGCGGGGTTTGATGAGTCCCAATCATTATTTATTAACGTACTCACAGGCACCACCAATATCCTGTCAACCTTCATAGCCATCGCCCTGATCGACAAAGTCGGCCGCAAGCCGTTATTGCTGGTCGGTAGTGTCGGCATGTTTGTTTGTCTGGGAGCGCTAACCTTTATCTTTGGCACCAGCGGTTTTGATGCCGCAGGTAAACTGGCCTTGACGGAAAACATGGGCACCCTGGCGTTAATTATGGCCAACTTATTTGTGGTATTTTTTGGTTTAAGCTGGGGCCCGGTGGTTTGGGTGTTACTGGGTGAAATATTTAATAACCGCATTCGTGGTGCAGCCCTGGCAGTGGCGGCTAGCGCCCAATGGCTGGCAAACTTCGCCATCACCATGACTTTCCCAATAATACTAGCCAGTTTCGGATTGGCGGGAGCCTATGGTCTGTATGCGGCATCCGCCTTAGTCAGCATCTTCTTTGTGGTGAAATACATCAAGGAAACCAAAGGAGTATCCTTGGAAGCCATGTAG
- a CDS encoding DUF6795 domain-containing protein, producing MFGLFKRHEVEMSPEVRGRITNGDKPVAGIEVVRSLMYEGYKKGKEQKEYALTDTKGQFSFEKRIIKSRLPGDMFGANMPVMQSIYIEKDDPKDQDDHYYFLWSTSKSWRSIPPLSELMLQLNADLQNKEVHHEINAGNYGGRQRHPVISICYWKGELISTYFNNELIASYDEVI from the coding sequence ATGTTTGGTCTGTTTAAACGACATGAGGTGGAAATGTCACCCGAGGTACGTGGACGCATCACCAATGGCGACAAGCCTGTCGCTGGTATAGAAGTGGTACGTAGTCTTATGTATGAAGGATATAAAAAAGGAAAAGAGCAAAAAGAATACGCATTAACCGATACCAAGGGACAGTTCTCATTTGAGAAAAGAATCATAAAATCACGACTACCCGGGGATATGTTTGGGGCAAACATGCCTGTTATGCAATCCATTTATATCGAAAAAGATGATCCCAAAGATCAAGATGACCACTATTATTTTCTTTGGTCTACAAGCAAGAGCTGGCGTTCAATTCCCCCACTATCAGAACTAATGTTACAGCTTAATGCCGATTTACAAAACAAAGAAGTCCATCATGAAATTAACGCTGGAAATTATGGAGGACGTCAGAGACACCCTGTTATTTCAATATGTTACTGGAAGGGGGAGCTAATTTCGACCTATTTTAACAATGAGTTGATTGCTTCTTATGATGAAGTAATTTGA
- a CDS encoding RNA polymerase sigma factor, which produces MSNDTVFYKIYLASRKSISRLVSRIVPPHEIEDIVQETYVRICQIEHKETVSSPKSFMFKTARNLALDYQKQANVKRLDNVDDIQVLEQLLSDDNKDEMYESALTDSEFSHFCEAVRLLPLQCRKVFVLKKVYGYSQREIAEQLNLSESTVEKHIANGMKRCALFMRKINHQTPTVTTASAKNIAGGSYE; this is translated from the coding sequence ATGTCAAACGATACCGTGTTTTATAAAATATATTTAGCCTCGAGGAAAAGTATTTCCCGGCTGGTGTCGCGCATTGTCCCGCCACACGAAATAGAAGATATTGTTCAGGAAACCTATGTCCGTATTTGCCAGATTGAACACAAAGAAACGGTTAGCTCACCAAAATCGTTTATGTTCAAAACGGCGCGCAATCTGGCATTAGATTATCAAAAGCAGGCGAATGTTAAACGGCTTGATAATGTTGATGATATTCAGGTCTTAGAGCAGTTATTATCAGATGATAACAAAGACGAAATGTATGAAAGCGCCCTGACCGACAGCGAGTTTTCACATTTTTGTGAAGCGGTCAGGTTATTACCGCTGCAGTGTCGTAAGGTCTTTGTATTAAAGAAAGTTTATGGTTATTCTCAGCGTGAGATTGCTGAACAATTGAACCTTAGTGAAAGTACCGTGGAAAAACATATAGCAAACGGCATGAAACGTTGCGCCCTCTTTATGCGGAAAATAAACCATCAGACGCCGACCGTAACAACGGCGTCAGCAAAGAACATTGCCGGAGGATCTTATGAGTAA
- a CDS encoding FecR family protein, producing MSNIHQIHERAQDEEQRLDAASDWIAKLDRGLSPGEQQQLKAWLAQDVHNTAVLLEIAQLWDKMAELSRLSDIFPQAPVKKKKNAPWLVSIAASLVLAFGFYLGKQTFFPAPLESPSAVVAIQASYQTGIGESNTINLPDSSKIVLNTNSFVQVKYTENARIIELQRGEIHIDVAHDKSRPLSVIAGGEIIQAVGTAFNVEVRDELVELIVTDGKVLVAKEEKSSLNALLDNDLKQLAKRLPPNAMLISKGEKINLDVTGKSQQAKVKIDPVEIAASLSWRNGNLIFRGESLAEAMAEISRYTQIEFELDSDKNLEQIQVAGMFKTGDVTGLLDVLSRNFNISYEKVSHDKIFLKYAG from the coding sequence ATGAGTAATATTCATCAGATTCATGAACGCGCCCAAGACGAAGAACAACGCCTGGATGCTGCCAGTGACTGGATAGCAAAATTAGACCGGGGTTTATCACCCGGGGAGCAACAGCAGTTAAAAGCCTGGTTAGCCCAAGACGTGCATAACACCGCGGTACTGCTTGAAATCGCACAATTATGGGACAAAATGGCCGAACTCAGTCGTCTGTCGGATATCTTTCCGCAAGCGCCGGTTAAAAAGAAGAAAAATGCCCCCTGGCTGGTATCCATTGCCGCCTCGCTGGTGTTGGCGTTCGGTTTTTATCTCGGCAAGCAGACCTTTTTCCCTGCTCCGCTGGAATCACCTTCTGCTGTGGTGGCTATTCAGGCAAGTTATCAAACCGGCATAGGTGAAAGTAATACCATCAACTTACCCGATAGCAGCAAAATAGTGCTTAATACCAATAGCTTCGTCCAGGTAAAATATACCGAAAACGCCCGTATTATCGAGCTGCAACGTGGCGAAATTCATATTGATGTCGCACACGATAAATCCCGTCCGTTAAGTGTTATCGCCGGCGGTGAAATTATCCAGGCGGTAGGCACCGCCTTTAATGTCGAAGTGCGCGATGAACTGGTGGAGCTGATTGTCACCGACGGCAAGGTATTGGTCGCCAAAGAGGAAAAGTCCTCATTAAATGCCTTATTAGATAATGACCTCAAACAATTGGCGAAACGATTGCCGCCAAACGCCATGCTGATCTCTAAAGGGGAGAAAATCAACTTAGATGTCACCGGAAAAAGCCAACAAGCCAAAGTCAAAATAGACCCGGTTGAGATCGCCGCCAGCTTGTCATGGCGAAATGGCAACCTTATTTTTCGGGGTGAGTCTTTAGCTGAAGCCATGGCGGAGATAAGCCGGTATACCCAAATAGAATTTGAACTCGACAGCGATAAAAACCTTGAGCAGATACAAGTGGCCGGTATGTTTAAAACCGGGGATGTCACCGGGTTGCTGGATGTACTGAGCAGGAACTTTAATATCAGTTATGAAAAAGTGAGTCACGATAAAATTTTCCTGAAATACGCAGGTTAA